attatttctttttctctttctttcttttgacATGAAATGTTTAAAGGATAACTTTAGTATGCGTGCTCAGTATACTCTTGTACCCTTTGAGAAACACATGCTTTTATTTTCTTAGTGAATTTCAAAGCCATGGGGAATTAGGAGTGAATACAAATTGGATTATATGGTCCCTACATGACTGAGAAGTATCTACCACCCGTAAGACTGCATGTTACAATAACTGCATTAAGTATGTTGAGTATGTAGATTCAAAAGGAATACCCTCCTGAATTAGGTAGAGCTTGAAGTGAAGAAGGCTTGGTGTAGccttgttgtgttgtgttttcttctCTTCAGCTTGTTGATAGTGCAAATTGAATGTTGTGGGTTCAACCCCTAGCCCAGGGCTTTATGATTTCCTTAGGGTTGGAGGTAGCAAGAAAAATCCTTAACACACCTAAACCCACACGAAGAACCACCTTAGTCTTGTTAATGTTACAAATCCAATGATCCTACCTATTTGGGCATTAAACTAAAAGTCTAGAAGCAATATGCAAGCCATATATTTTTCGATCATTATCTGGACGTTCCTTCCATTGAAAATACACATATCAATTGTTGTAAATAGATTGCAACAAGTTGTACTCATTGAGATCATGTTGCcttaaaaaattataattgattGCTAGGCCATTGCCTAGTaggtaattcacaaaaaaatatgGTGAATTTAAATGTCTTACTTTGTCTATTAGTTTTTGACATATAAATACTTGGTTTGGGAACTTCTTACTCTCTTTAATATTTTATAATAGAGGGAATTGTTGTTTGAAGACAAAATTTGTCAAAGAGTCTTAATTTAGAAATCATAATCATAACCAAGACCATACAAAGTTTGCAAggataaagaagaaatatttggaaatTGGTTTCtacttttctttgtctcttttgcatGCTCAAAATCATGTCCTTAAACAATAGTTTATGCAGAGGGCTATTGTTCTATGCTTTAAGCTATGggtagtgttggtgtaaattatgtctcataattacactttacttaagttgacatatgagacacttagggaagtgtgcatataggaaagttgcttgtaggagaaattctaccttttgtggtcttatcttattgttacattccaccttcagtgggtgatccacctcttgtggaatattttattatttcgcctacctaccctcacctacctaCCCTCACCCACGTTCACCCATCCTTCTATTTGATTGGGCCAAATGTCATGATCTTGTACTCActtatccatatggccttgcctttataataggctcatcttcattgtatagTTTATCGAGTTGAtcatttttgcatcttgatgagaatacagtttgtttttATCAATCTATCCATTGGGTTCTAGATCTTGGTTATTTTGACAGATTTTTTATAGGTAGTTCcatgaaacataaaaataaaaaatataaaatttttagAGAAAAGGAATTAACACTATTTAGGAACCAGATTTATTCTGGCTGGGGGGAATGAAGGTTTGCATCGTGAGTTAAAAGCATTTTATAGCTATGTAACAACACTTTGAAAAAACATTTGTGTGAAAAACGTTTAATAGGACATCTTGCTCACGTTATTTCACCACACTTTGCTAATTATAGAATAGAATAAAAGAGTTTTAACATCCATAAGGTCAAAGACAGTCTATGACACAATAGACCTTAGTATTTTAGCGTTGTGAAGTGCCGATGTTTTGCAATTTAGTTTAAAAGTGAGCATATTGACTATTTGATCACAAAAAGCTCCAACATTTATGCAACAATTGTACAACACTAGAGAAGTACCCTCACTGGAACCCTTGCCTTATTTTACCATTAAAGTTCAATGAGATTTCTTGTTCCTTCATCCTTTTTATCTCTTTCATAATTTAATGAAGATAACAAGTTTGTGACCGCTTCTATTATATAACTCTTGCACCTCTTTGGATTGACATATATTCATAGATACTCTTGTTCTAGTGTATACTCCAAAATCTAATGTCCAATCTTTAAAACTTCCACATTTCAAATTGCACTCTTATTTTCCTAATCACAATGCTTGTTGACTATATTTTAAAGTCTAATTAATCGAATTTGATACTTTTTGAACATTAACGTAAAAGATTTAAAAACATATTTTAATAgaacatataatttattttctaattaattTACATTCATTCATGTTTAGATTTTTATATTCTATAATTCAGTACTCTCTACTATTATAGATTGAATGAGAACACCCATAGACCGTCCAAAAAGACAGATctctatattattattaatattacttTAATAATTTTTCTTCACATTGAACTTCAGATTTTACATTAAAAACTAGTAAAAAAAATTAGAATCGTGCCCTAACGTTGAGGACACGTCTCCATAATTCCTTTTTAAGTCTCATTATTGTTTAATAATATCTGGGACTACCTAAACAACACAACGCCCTTCTGTAGATTAATTTCCATACAACCGCTTTAAAAGGAGTACGCGCTAAGTTCCATTTGCCTTGTTAGATTTTCAACTGGAGGGGagagaaaggaaaatagaaaagagaaaggaagcagagaggaaaggGAAAAAAAAATGGCTGCATCAGCCATGGTACTGGAGCCCAAATCGGTGGCGGAGGGACCATCGAGCCCTCGGCGGTGGGTGCAGGGTTCGAAACCTTCAGAGACCATGGAGGAGGAGGACGTGTACAGCAAGATGAAATCCCTGGAGAGACAGTTGGAGTTTATCGACATACAGGAGGAGTATGTGAAGGAAGAACAGAAGAATCTCAAGAGGGAGCTTCTGAGAGCGCAGGAGGAAGTGAAGCGGATACAGTCTGTGCCTCTGGTGATTGGGCAGTTTATGGAGATGGTAGACCAGAATAACGGCATAGTGGGCTCCACAACGGGCTCCAACTATTATGTTCGAATCCTGAGCACTATTAACAGGGAGGTTCTTAAGGCCTCCGCCTCTGTCGCTCTGCACAGGCACTCCAATGCTCTCGTTGACGTACTGCCGCCCGAGGCTGACTCCTCCATTTCGCTTCTCTCGCAGTCCGAGAAGCCCGATGTGACTTATTCTGATATCGGTGGATGCGACATTCAGAAGCAGGAGATCCGCGAGGCGGTGGAGTTGCCGCTAACACACCATGATCTTTATAAACAGATCGGCATTGATCCTCCCCGCGGCGTGCTGCTCTACGGACCCCCAGGCACTGGCAAGACCATGTTGGCCAAGGCCGTTGCTCACCACACCACCGCTGCCTTCATTCGCGTTGTTGGCTCGGAGTTCGTGCAGAAGTACCTTGGAGAGGTATGTTTGCTTCATTTCAGAAATACAAATTGAAAAACACATAAATGCTTTTAAGAAATTAGATGGCCTTCGAGAGACATGTCCTATCTATCTATCAGAGAGAATTTAGTGGCTAGTTGTGTGCCAATCTTACCCCATTTTAAAACACTTCGGAATTGAATTTGACATTACCAAACCCTAAATAGTGCAATAGGATGAATTTTTGTGTTTTCAATTAAAAATGAAGTCCGGGTTTCGGAAGCACCTCGGAAAGTTAATATATGCCCCTTTGCCTGCCTCTAGGGGACAAACTTTAGCAGCAGATGTTCACCAATGGGTTATTTTTACCAACTCTTTAACCCAAACCATATTCAGTTAAAATGATCTATTCAAAACAGGGGAGATTACAGGGGTTAATCGAGACAAAACATTGTTTAATTTCACTACAAGGCAGCCGTCTATGATACTGTATCTGTAATTTTTGTTGGATAGTTTTAGTTGCAACTATTAATGAGTGGGTTATATTTATGTAGTCTTTGACCCAATTTATATTTGGCTTAAAATAATCCATCCAAAAGAGGGCGGATTTAGTGTTCAAAATTCAATTGAAATTAACCAAACTGTTGTTTAAATTCACTACAAAGAAGTTGTTTGTGAGAATGCTACTCTAATTTTAGGGTACATAAACTTAGTGGCAGATATTCACCAATGGGCTATCTCAAGCAAGTTTGCGACCCCATTCATATTTGGCATAAAATAATCTATTCAAAACAGGTCGAAACTCAACTGGAATCAATTAATATTTGTTTTGGTTAAACTCACTAAAAAGGAGTCATTACAAATTTTTTGATGGATAATTTTAATGGCAAATATTCACCAATGGACTATATTTACCAAGTCTGTGACCATCTTATTCTTTTCTAATGGCCATGCTTTTGTTTCACTATGTGAACCGATTTTTATTCCTTTCTCAATTTTCACTTTACTACATGTTGACTTTTTTGCCTCAGGTTAAATGTAAAACCAATCTTAAATCCTGAGTAAGCACTTAAAGATTTAATTGTTTGGATTCTGGAAGATCCGAAGAAACAACTATGGACGATTCAAGAATTATCATTGTCATTCTGTCTGTTGTTAAATTTTCTCCTTTGCCATCCCAATCAAGGTATTCACAGAAAGACTACTGATCTTAGTGGCATCCCTAGAAAATTCTGTCTCATACGAGCTTAAAGGCTGTTTTCAGAGTAATTTCGATTCAAATTTGTATTTTGTTGTAAGCAACTTTTGTGTTGATCTCAGATATAAGAAAGAAAACATGTGTAGTTTGTTTGTTATAGAGGTGGTCCTTGGTATGAAGAATTTTTTACTTGGCCATAactttattttgatttttattatatTCTTACAGTTGTTAAAATTTCTCCTTTTCTATCCCAAATCAAGTTATTTGCAGAAAAATTACTGATTTAAGTGGTATCACTAGAACCTCTTGTCTCATGTGAACTGAAGGCTGTTTCAGAAGTAAACTTAGATTAAAACTTCTATTTTGTAGTATCCAACTCTTGCGTTGATCTCAGATATAAGAATGACAACCTGCAGTTTATTTATTATATAGTTGATCCTTGGTATGAAGAACCTTTACTTGATTATAGCTTTATTTTGATTTCTATAACACGCATAAGTCAGGATGTTCTGCACGTTTCAAGTGCGACAAATAGGCTTCAAGGCATCCAAGTAAGTAACTACTTGATCATTCTTTTGATGCCAAATATGCAATTTATAAGCCCTCATTTTTCTAGCAAATTATGTTTGTGTCATTTTTCTGCAGAGTCCAATCTGGTCTGGCTTATTGGCCTTGCTGAGTCTGAGATGTGTTTTGAGTCTCATATGTATGAATCCCACCCTTAGCTGTATTTCCAGTAGTTAACAGCATCATGTCATGATTTATTTTGGTATCATTTTTTCCTCTGTCCATTATAATACGGAAAGACATAATTAACTGTTGTGGACAGCGTTTAGTGCTTGGTGCTCATCTATAGCCTATTTCAATTACTCtttgatttgaaaattttctcacaTGTTAAAATTGAAAATCcttcataattaaaatattttatgctaGTGTACTATGACATCCATAAAATGTGTTGTGAGGCATGGGCTTAGTATGAGATGTATGTTATTGTTAGTGCTTAGTGGTCATTTATACCCCATTTCAATAATTGCTTGAGTTGATGAATGCATAGCATGCTTAAATTCATGATCTTTCATACACTAGATGTTACATGCCAATATTGTTAGACGAAGATCCATAACGTTTTACTAGGACCGAGCTGAGTCAGAGGTGTATGTGTCATTCAAGTCTTATTTGTATGGGTTTGCCTGTAGCTTCATCTGTTCTATCAACAATTATGCTTATCTATAAGAGAGGAGGGAAGCTAGTTTCCATTGACAGCATTTAACAGCATTACCTAGTTGTATCATTTTTTAACGGCCATCATCCATAAAGAAGATGGATTATAACACAATTACTCATGGTACTCATTGTTGAGTGCTTGGTGCTCCCTTATAGTCTATTTGAATTTCAATAGCTTTTTGATTTAATGGTTGCTAATATATGCTCAAATTTTATGGTCTTTCAAATAGCAAATGTTACATGCTAATCAACTATTAGATATGTATATAATATTTTTCATCTTCCTCTGATGCTTGAAATGTAGCCCCAGATTTCATCCTTGAAACTTAAACAAGAGAAAAAATTGCTTTTATAAAGGACCAAAACCGAAAGGAACAATTCTTAAAACAATCAACGATGTTTGGTCCATATTATGAGTAGTTGTCTACAGTTCCCATGGACAATTCTTGAATTATGGCTTCACAAAATATCGCTTGTTATTGTCATTCCTTTTTGCTTTCAGAGGACCTATTATCGGTGCTGTTTTTCAGCTCCCTCATTGTTAACTTTATCTTGTTGCTTCTAGTATTTACTCCTTTCTTCATTCTTAGGGACCAAGGATGGTTCGTGATGTCTTTCGTCTAGCGAAAGAAAATGCACCTGCTATAATTTTCATTGATGAGGTAGATGCAATTGCAACAGCAAGGTTTGATGCACAAACTGGGGCTGATAGGGAAGTTCAGAGAATTTTGATGGAGCTCTTGAATCAGGTGAGTGTTCTGATGAAATGTTGGATTTACAATGATGATATTTGCTGCATAATTTGTAGTCATAAGCCATGCTTTTACAGATGGACGGATTTGATCAAacagtgaatgtgaaagtgattatggcAACAAATCGAGCAGATACGTTAGATCCTGCACTTCTTCGTCCAGGCAGGCTTGATAGAAAAATTGAATTCCCTCTGCCTGACAGGAGGCAGAAACGTCTTGTTTTCCAGGtatgaaataatgataaatgatgtTGCATGTGAATTGTGTTATTGAGAGGCTAACTTTACATATTGAGAAGCTAACTTTACATTATCTTTTTGTATGTGTTTAACTGTATGCAACTATTATAAATTTTGCTGTAGCTGCCATTATTCTCTCATATTTTATGGGGCTGTTCTTACTTTATGTAAGAAAACTTGAATCAGTGAACTTATTCAAGGGCTCCTGTACTAAAAATGTTTAACATATTGTGTGAAAAGGTTTGCACAGCAAAAATGAATCTTAGTGATGAAGTTGACCTTGAAGACTATGTGTCTCGGCCTGACAAAATTAGTGCTGCAGAGGTAAGCCCTTTTAAACTTTTAACTAACTCTATTTATCGTACATATAATTGGGCCATCTGTGGAGTGTGTTATTTAGTAGGTATTTATCTGCAGCCCATTAAATCTTCTTTGACTTTATGCTTTTTGTTAACCATTAACAATGCAGATAGCTGCCATATGCCAAGAAGCTGGTATGCATGCAGTTAGGAAAAATCGTTATGTAATTCTTCCTAAGGATTTTGAGAAGGGCTATAGAGCTAATGTGAAGAAACCTGACACAGAATTTGAGTTTTACAAGTAGGAAAAGTTTTTTCTGTTCGGCAAGTTTGACGGCAAGCAGCTAAAGCTATTTGCAATTTACTGCATTCAGTTGAAcactttaatatattcaatttgAGAGCAGATTATTCATACAGCAAAAGCGAAATGTATTTCTGGAACATACAGACCATATTTAGTCAGAATACAATCAGCACATCAGTTTGCTTCTTTATGATTTTATATCAACAGCTGTTTAATTATGGAAACATAAAAGATTCGTTCTTAAGATATTCAAATCATGTGAAATGCATAAATGTCATCTTGATCTATGTTCTTTTTGTGACTTTAACCATTTTATTTTAGCAATTGGATGTTTTGAGAATGATGTGATTAAATTCTGCAATTGGTTGACTTGAAAATGGTGTCTCTACTCAGTGGAGAATAGGTTACATCTCGTGTATCTTCTACCCAACATGTCCCTCTTGTTGGAAGATACATCGTCTAGTTGCCTTTCGCTCAACTACCTCAGATTATTGCATCTGATCAATAGTAACTGAGTGAATTGGAAAGGATGGGAACACTGGATGTTGCTGGCATTGCCTTCTCTTCAACCTTTCACCATTTATCCAACAGCCTTTAGTTAGCAATTCTACTGATACCTTACATTATGGCTTTTGCTTCTAGATTTCTACCTGGATCTGAATCACATCCCTTTTCCAATGACCTACAGTTGCCTTTTTGCAATCTTTCCTTTTGCGTAACCCTCTTGCTCTATGCAAGTTCCTCCTCTGCTTGCAACCATAAGTTTTCTACTGTTGGGAATCCGTATGTTATAATCCTATTTAGGCACCTCTACTGTGAAACCACTTTCGCTTGTCCTTCACTCGCACCTACATGGTCCACCTTTCTTGAGTCACTCCTAGGGCTAGGGGTATCTCCTAAACAATCAAACAATTTGATGCAAATAGGCCTATGGCTTCCGGCAAAGAGGAGCCTACACATGCAGTCTAAGCACAATATGCACAGCTGTACGGCACAAATGAAAACTACTAGCACAACAGagagaaaataaaattataaaataatgctATTTTCATTCATTTGTAGAGTGGTTATAGAGTACAGTGGGATTTAACCTCTCACTTTACAATGGAGCCCTTGACTCTTGAACTCGCTTTCCAGTCTGCAAACTTGGAGCTCTCTCCCTCTTTCACTAACGACAGTCTACCCTTTGCCAGGACTGGCTCTCAAAACTAGCTTATGAAATCTCATACCCACTAACTTTCAACAGCCATGCACAATATTACTTATAACCATGCACGATTTCAAACTTCACACTCTTCACCTTGTGCTTCCCAAATTACTCATGCGAACCCTCCTTGTCATCCATCCAAATGTGTCGCTATGCACTTCCTTTGAGCTCCATTACTTGTGATCTTTGGCTTTTTCTTGCCTGTTCCTTGTACTTGGCTATCCATTTTACCTGCTTGCAAGCTGTTTTGTTCAGCCTATCTGTGAGCTCTTCATTGGAATACCTTCTTGTTTTCAGCTTCCTTTTGATGTGTATTCCCTATCTCTGTGCCCATTGTCTAATCTTCTTCATGTGCGTTCTGTAGTGCCTTCCTTTACTTCTTTTTGCGCCCCTCATGCACTTTCTTCAATTTTTGCGCCAAAACCTGCTTTTGGTCTCTCCTGCACACTCTTATGCTTTTCTCCACCAGGCTCTGTTTTGTGTGCTTCTTTAGAGTCAAGCCCCCTTAGGACTCCAGAAGTCAGGATCCCTATCTCCATCATGTGCAGGATTGAGGGCTGACCTGGGATGCATCTGCAtcaatttttgcatcaattttatttgaatttcagctgtttttaatttttcaattaattgaaaaaaCTGTTTATCTTTTGGTTTAACGAGCCAATCCTGAGAGATTTTTGTTAGTATGCTCCAGACAGCACTGAATTTCGGAATAGGAGGTTAAAGTGCTAATTTTTATGTCTCACACGCATTCTATCTTGTTTGGTTATGGCTAAGACGATGCACAAATTACTGGATGAAACCATTTGACATCCTCTTTTGAAGAGGCATGATGTGGTCAAGAAAATATTGTCATTTTCTTTTTCTGGTAAAATGTTTTGTTCAGTTTCAGAATTAACTATTCTTTGAATACCTTGTCATTAGCTTCAGCATAGGCAAATAGGGAACAGAAACAAATTGTTTATTCCCATTTAATTGGTAATGCTTGGGCATTGGCCTGATGTACTCGAGCCAAGATAATTTGTTGCATGAAATGAAGAGGAAAGGAAATTATACTTTCTTTTCCAGAAGGAACTGAAATATCtattccttcatgactttgaaacATAATAATATGTTTTGAGCCATAACTTTTTGAATTCCACTTGATGATATTGGAATCAAAGTCATGAAATTTTGGGTTCGAGTCTATTGCTGTACTTTTACTATTAAATGAAA
This genomic stretch from Cryptomeria japonica chromosome 8, Sugi_1.0, whole genome shotgun sequence harbors:
- the LOC131035866 gene encoding 26S proteasome regulatory subunit 6B homolog, with translation MAASAMVLEPKSVAEGPSSPRRWVQGSKPSETMEEEDVYSKMKSLERQLEFIDIQEEYVKEEQKNLKRELLRAQEEVKRIQSVPLVIGQFMEMVDQNNGIVGSTTGSNYYVRILSTINREVLKASASVALHRHSNALVDVLPPEADSSISLLSQSEKPDVTYSDIGGCDIQKQEIREAVELPLTHHDLYKQIGIDPPRGVLLYGPPGTGKTMLAKAVAHHTTAAFIRVVGSEFVQKYLGEGPRMVRDVFRLAKENAPAIIFIDEVDAIATARFDAQTGADREVQRILMELLNQMDGFDQTVNVKVIMATNRADTLDPALLRPGRLDRKIEFPLPDRRQKRLVFQVCTAKMNLSDEVDLEDYVSRPDKISAAEIAAICQEAGMHAVRKNRYVILPKDFEKGYRANVKKPDTEFEFYK